The following nucleotide sequence is from Nocardioides eburneiflavus.
CCAGATGCGGTCCGGCGGCTACCTGGGCGGGATCATCATGGTCACCGCCCGCGCCGGTGAGCTCGACCGCGTGGTCGGCCTCGACGTCGGCGCCGACGACTACCTCGCCAAGCCGTTCGGCCTCGCCGAGCTGCTGGCGCGGGTGCGCGCCCTGCTGCGCCGCAGCGGCAACGCCCCCGCGCCCGACGACACCACCGTCACCACGTCCTCGGGCCTCAGGATCGACGCCGGCTCGCGCCGCGTCCACCTCGGCGAGCGCGAGATCGCGCTGACCGCCAAGGAGTTCGACGTCCTCGCCGTCCTCGCGTCCAACCACGACAAGGTCGTGCCGCGCGAGACCCTGATGAACCAGGTCTGGGACCAGAACTGGTACGGCTCGACCAAGACCCTCGACGTCACGATCGGCCGCCTGCGCAGCAAGCTCGAGGCCGCGGAGGCCGGCGAGAAGGTCGTGGCCATCCGCGGCGTCGGCTTCCGGCTCGAGACCGGCAGCTAGGCAGCGCCGGGCGGCTGCGGATTAGAGGCCGCCAAGCCGCCGGTGCAGCGTGTGCACCGTGGCGCCGATGGCCGCGGTGATCCCGGCCAGGAGCTGTGGCGTGCGCTCCTCCAGCGGGAAGGTCACCGCCACCGCGGCGACGGGATAGCCGTTGCCGTCCAGCACCGGCATGGCGCGCGAGGCCAGACCCGGCGTCACCTCTCCGTCCTCGCTCGCCCAGCCCGCGTGCCGGACCTCGACCAGCACTCGGCGCAGCGCGGACAGCGATGCAGGGGCCTGGTCGTCACCCGCGCCGAAGGCGTCCTTGTCCGGGTACAGCGCGCGGACCTGCTGCTGCGGCAGGGCTGCGAGCATCGCCCGCCCGGACGCAGTTGCGTGCGCGGGCAGCCGGACGCCGACGTCAGTGATGAGAAGGGGGCGGCCTGGTGCGCGCTCCTCGATGACATAGACGACGTCGCGACCCAGGAGGACGGACAGGTGCGCGCTGTTCCCGCAGCGGTCGGCCAGGTCCGCCATCGGCCGGCGCGCCAGACGCTGGAGAGGCTCCTGCCGAACGTATCCGCTGGCGAGCTCGTAGGCGGTCAGGCCCAGGCCGTACGTCCGTTGATCCGGGTAGCGGACGACGAACCCCGACGCGATCAGCGTGTCCAGCAGGTGGTAGGTCGTCGAGCGGGGGAGCGCGAGGGATCGGGAGATCGTGGCTGCGGGAACGGGGCTGGCCTGGTTGGCCAGGTACCGGAGGATCCCCAGGGCCTGCTCCGCGGCGGGCACGACTGCCATGGGCCGAGCGTAGTGGGCCCGGGCGTGGCGTCTGGGATCCCGGACACCATCTCGCTGCCGCCACCTGTCGTCGCGAACGAGGTGGCATGGAATGGAGCCACGGCGCCACCTGGCTCGAGCATGCCCCGAGACTGGAGCGGCACGATGTCGAACCTTCAGGAGCAGATATGTCGCACGGCGAAGCCCCCATCCGCATCGACGGTCGCACGCTGACCTGTGAGGACATCGTCCTGGTCGCCCGCGGTGCGTCCGTTCGCCTCGATGCGACAGCCCGCAAGCGCGCGCAGGACGCCTGGGAGCTGGCGGAGGACATCACCGCCACGCGTCAGGTCTACGGCCGCACCACCGGAGTGGGCGCCAACCGGCAGGAGGAGGTCGACGGTGACGCGGTCCTCGGGCACGGCCTGCGCCTGCTGAGGAGCCACGCGGGTGGCGTCGGTCCACTGCTGCCGGACGATCAGGTCCGGGCAGCCCTCCTGGTGCGGCTCAACCAGCTCGCAGCGGGCGGGGCCGGGACGCATCCGCGCGTCCTGGACGCGCTGGAGCAGGCGATCCGCGTGGGTGCCCTGCCGGCGGTGCACCGCTTCGGGGCGATCGGCACCGGCGACCTGACCGCGCTCGCCGAGATCGGCCTCACGCTGGCGGGTGAGCGCCCGTGGAGGTCGGGAGCGGTGCCACCGGTGCCGCTGGGCACCGGGGACGCCTTGTCATTCATGAGCAGCAACGCGGCGACGCTCGGGGAGTCCGCGCTGGCATGCGCTGAACTCCAGGTGCTGCTGCGCGCGAGCCACGCCGTGGCCGCGTTGTCCTTCCTTGCGCTCGGCGGCTCCGCCGAGGCGTACGCGTCGGCCGTGCACGAGGCTCGACCGCATCCGGGCCAGGCGCACTGTGCGGCGCAGATGCGTCGCCTGCTCGGCATCGACGATGCTCCCGCGGCGGGGCGCCGTATCCAGGACCCCTTCGGCCTGCGAGCGTTCCCGCAGGTGCAAGGCCCTGCGCTCGACTCCCTGGCCCAGCTGGACCGCATCCTCGGGGTCGAGGTCAACGCGAGGGCCGAGAACCCGCTGGTCGCCCCGGAGGCCGGCGACGTGTTCCACCACGCCCACTTCCACACGGCCTACGTGTCGGTCGCGCTGGACCAGGCGCGCGCGGCGGTCCACCACGTGGCCGAGCTGTCGACCGCTCGGCTCGGCGACCTGGTCGAGCCGGCGATGACGGACCTCCCGGCGTTCCTCTCCTCGGGGCCGGCAGGCAGCTCGGGGGTGATGATCCTCGAGTACGTCGCCCACGACGCGCTCGCACAGCTGCGCCACGCTGCCCTGCCGGTGACCCTGGGCAACGCCGTCGTGTCCCGCGGTCTCGAGGACCACGCCAGCTTCTCGACGCAGGCTGCTCGGCAGGCGACCGTTGCCGCCGACGCCTTCCGGTACGTGCTCGCGTGCGAGCTGGTGGCCGCGGCTCGAGCCCTGCGCATGCAGGACGTGCAGCTCGCGGACGTACCGGCCAGGAACGTGTTCGAGCGAGCCGCCGCGGTGCTGGACC
It contains:
- a CDS encoding response regulator transcription factor, translating into MLDAMVHDVLVVEDEEDIAVPLMRTLEREGYEVTRVSGGAEAVSFVVDEGPAVVILDLGLPDMDGIDACRQMRSGGYLGGIIMVTARAGELDRVVGLDVGADDYLAKPFGLAELLARVRALLRRSGNAPAPDDTTVTTSSGLRIDAGSRRVHLGEREIALTAKEFDVLAVLASNHDKVVPRETLMNQVWDQNWYGSTKTLDVTIGRLRSKLEAAEAGEKVVAIRGVGFRLETGS
- a CDS encoding IclR family transcriptional regulator — its product is MAVVPAAEQALGILRYLANQASPVPAATISRSLALPRSTTYHLLDTLIASGFVVRYPDQRTYGLGLTAYELASGYVRQEPLQRLARRPMADLADRCGNSAHLSVLLGRDVVYVIEERAPGRPLLITDVGVRLPAHATASGRAMLAALPQQQVRALYPDKDAFGAGDDQAPASLSALRRVLVEVRHAGWASEDGEVTPGLASRAMPVLDGNGYPVAAVAVTFPLEERTPQLLAGITAAIGATVHTLHRRLGGL
- a CDS encoding aromatic amino acid ammonia-lyase, whose protein sequence is MSHGEAPIRIDGRTLTCEDIVLVARGASVRLDATARKRAQDAWELAEDITATRQVYGRTTGVGANRQEEVDGDAVLGHGLRLLRSHAGGVGPLLPDDQVRAALLVRLNQLAAGGAGTHPRVLDALEQAIRVGALPAVHRFGAIGTGDLTALAEIGLTLAGERPWRSGAVPPVPLGTGDALSFMSSNAATLGESALACAELQVLLRASHAVAALSFLALGGSAEAYASAVHEARPHPGQAHCAAQMRRLLGIDDAPAAGRRIQDPFGLRAFPQVQGPALDSLAQLDRILGVEVNARAENPLVAPEAGDVFHHAHFHTAYVSVALDQARAAVHHVAELSTARLGDLVEPAMTDLPAFLSSGPAGSSGVMILEYVAHDALAQLRHAALPVTLGNAVVSRGLEDHASFSTQAARQATVAADAFRYVLACELVAAARALRMQDVQLADVPARNVFERAAAVLDPSLEDRSLTHDVALAVDLLTELAEL